In Formosa haliotis, the sequence GAAGTCGTGCAGGTGTAAAAAGCCTGTTAAGTGTTAATAAAATGAATGCTGAAGGCACCAAAGTGTTAGATAAAGGCATTCATGTTTTCGATGGTCATGATCATCACGACACGGTTGAAGGTTCAAAATTTTACAAACGAAACGGCTATTATTACATTTTTGCTCCTGCTGGCGGTGTTCCAACGGGTTGGCAGCTTATTTTACGTTCTAAAAACATCTACGGCCCTTATGAAGAGAAGATCGTTTTAGAACAAGGTAGCACCAAAATTAATGGGCCGCATCAAGGGGCTTGGGTGGAAACACCTCAGGGAGAATCCTGGTTTTATCATTTTCAGGATGTTGATGCTTACGGACGCATTGTGCACCTACAACCCATGACTTGGGAAAACGATTGGCCTGTAATGGGTAAAGATTTCGATGGCAATGGTATTGGCGAACCTGTACAAACTCATAAAAAACCTAATGTTGGAAAAAGCTACCCCATAGTAACCCCTTTTGAAACTGATAATTTTGAAGGTCAAGACATCGGATTACAATGGCAGTGGAACGCCAATAATGATGTGGTTTGGCATGCTAAATTGCCAGGAAATCATTATTTGCGATTGTTTTCCATAAAACCCAAAGAAGCGATTCCGAATTTATGGTTAATGCCTAATTTGTTACTTCAAAAGTTTCCGGCACCATCCTTTTCGGCTTCAACAAAAATTACTCTAGTTCCTGAAGAAGCTAAAAGCGGAAAATCGGCAGGAATCATTATCATGGGCATGGATTATGCCACTTTAAGCATTGCAAACGATTCCAAAGGCTTTTACATCAAACAAACCGAAAGCATGGATGCCATTCATGGTGCTTCAGAAAAAATAATTGAAGAAAAAAGATTAAAATCGAATACTGTTTTTTTTAAAGTAGAAATCACGGCTCCCAATGCGATGTGTCAATTCAGTTATTCTGAAAATGGCAAAAATTTCAAAAAAATAGGCAAACCGTTTAAAGCCAAAGAGGGTAAATGGATTGGTGCCAAAGTGGGTTTATTTTCGATAAGCACGATGGAGGCTAAACGTGGTGGTTATGCCGATGTATCTTATTTTAAAATTGGTAAATAATCCAACCTTTTCTAAGCTAAGATCGAATTATACTAATGAGAATATCTTGTGTATTGAGTTTGTTGAAATAAATGAAACATGGTTATATTTCTACAAACTCAATTTCAAGCACGCATCATTAACCTAGCCGTTGTCTAATCCTTAGACATTCAAATTATTGAACACAAATGAAACAAAATAAAATCAACCTTCAGTTTCCGAGAAAATAAAGCCCCCATGCCTAGTTAAATTTTATCCTCATAAGTAATAGTTAATATTTATCTAAACGAAAGCAAAATTTTAAGGCATAATTATTATATTGACACATTTAAAGCGATCATAACCTAATCGTTTTAAATGTTTTATGTATCTATATTATTTATTTAAAATACATTTCTTTATATACTTAAAATTCAAATAAGTATAGGAATAAATGATGAGCTTATTAAAATATGGTTTTTAGTGTAAATTATCCCTTGTTTTTTTAAGCTCTAAGGGGATTTTTTGTTTATAAAAAAAAAGGTAATTGTCATTACGACAATCACCTCTTCTCCAATGAATAAAAAAACTAAGTTTTAAAGAATTTAGATTCCGTGTTTATTTTTCCAATTAGTATATTCAGATC encodes:
- a CDS encoding glycoside hydrolase family 43 protein, whose amino-acid sequence is MKFHSLLFVLFYVTCLSAQTEKPYVSDVWVADNGDGTYTNPILYADYSDPDVVRVGDDYYMTASSFNAAPALPILHSKDMVNWQLINHALPEQIPHENFSIPQHGNGVWAPSIRYHNNEIYIYWGDPDYGIYMVKTKEPYGLWDAPVLVMQGQGLIDPSPLWDDNGDAYLVHAYAGSRAGVKSLLSVNKMNAEGTKVLDKGIHVFDGHDHHDTVEGSKFYKRNGYYYIFAPAGGVPTGWQLILRSKNIYGPYEEKIVLEQGSTKINGPHQGAWVETPQGESWFYHFQDVDAYGRIVHLQPMTWENDWPVMGKDFDGNGIGEPVQTHKKPNVGKSYPIVTPFETDNFEGQDIGLQWQWNANNDVVWHAKLPGNHYLRLFSIKPKEAIPNLWLMPNLLLQKFPAPSFSASTKITLVPEEAKSGKSAGIIIMGMDYATLSIANDSKGFYIKQTESMDAIHGASEKIIEEKRLKSNTVFFKVEITAPNAMCQFSYSENGKNFKKIGKPFKAKEGKWIGAKVGLFSISTMEAKRGGYADVSYFKIGK